A region from the Oceanidesulfovibrio marinus genome encodes:
- a CDS encoding (Fe-S)-binding protein: MKTDPDVLSTDAPQCDRCGRCLSVCPVYSVSHVETDSPRGRTDLTSAVTSGELNPGPRFFEAVDRCLLCRSCAVACPKGVDTASNVLAARAEVSRPHGPGARLGEAAMDALIPHRSLMSACVRTAGVFSRLLPADKAGRRHFPEYLPQMLSGRGVPPITGRPLQKRLPSLVPRSPGSPNRGRAVFFTGCFYGLVDFGPGLAAVKMLCDNGFDVLIPPDQQCCGAPALFSGRLKSFKTVLRKNLRSLAAVEGPILTACPTCASVLRAHYPEIAARMGGPEAEQAKSLGPRVQEALTFLAGLSSLSLPGSTQIRSAAVHQPCHFVHAGGDPAAVADLMHKRGVELVMNGETACCGGGGVSSLKNPDLARELGSAAAGKIAASGAEVASAACPGCVLQIGSHLGKAGSNMPAIHPLEILCPIR, from the coding sequence ATGAAGACTGACCCCGACGTTCTTTCGACCGACGCCCCGCAATGCGACCGCTGCGGCCGCTGCCTCTCGGTCTGCCCGGTCTACTCCGTCTCCCACGTGGAAACCGACTCCCCCCGCGGCAGAACCGATCTGACCAGCGCCGTGACCTCCGGCGAGCTCAACCCCGGCCCGCGCTTCTTCGAGGCCGTGGACCGCTGCCTGCTCTGCCGCTCCTGCGCCGTGGCCTGTCCCAAGGGGGTGGATACCGCGTCCAATGTCCTGGCGGCGCGCGCCGAAGTCTCCCGTCCGCATGGTCCTGGAGCCCGTCTCGGCGAGGCGGCCATGGATGCGCTCATCCCCCACCGCTCGCTCATGTCTGCCTGCGTGCGCACCGCCGGCGTATTCTCCCGATTGCTGCCCGCGGACAAGGCCGGCCGTCGCCATTTCCCGGAGTACCTGCCCCAGATGCTTTCCGGACGTGGCGTGCCCCCTATCACGGGCCGGCCGCTGCAGAAACGGTTGCCCTCCCTGGTGCCGCGCTCTCCGGGCTCGCCCAACCGCGGCCGCGCCGTGTTCTTTACGGGCTGCTTCTACGGTCTGGTGGACTTCGGACCGGGCCTCGCCGCCGTGAAAATGCTCTGCGACAACGGCTTCGACGTCCTCATTCCGCCGGACCAGCAATGCTGCGGCGCACCCGCGCTGTTCAGCGGCAGGCTCAAGAGCTTCAAGACCGTGCTGCGCAAGAACCTGCGTTCCCTCGCAGCCGTGGAAGGACCAATTCTCACGGCCTGTCCTACCTGCGCCTCGGTGCTGCGCGCCCATTACCCGGAGATTGCCGCCCGAATGGGCGGTCCGGAGGCGGAGCAGGCCAAAAGCCTCGGCCCTCGGGTGCAGGAGGCGTTGACCTTCCTGGCCGGGCTTTCATCCCTGTCCCTGCCGGGTTCGACGCAGATACGCAGCGCGGCCGTGCATCAGCCCTGTCACTTTGTCCATGCCGGTGGCGACCCGGCCGCCGTGGCCGATCTCATGCACAAACGCGGCGTGGAGCTCGTCATGAACGGCGAGACCGCCTGCTGCGGCGGGGGCGGCGTCTCCAGCCTCAAGAACCCGGACCTGGCGCGGGAGCTGGGAAGCGCCGCGGCCGGAAAAATCGCGGCGAGCGGCGCGGAGGTCGCGTCCGCCGCCTGCCCGGGCTGCGTGCTTCAGATAGGCTCACATCTCGGCAAGGCCGGCTCGAACATGCCGGCTATCCATCCCCTTGAAATCCTTTGCCCAATACGATGA
- a CDS encoding amidohydrolase — translation MNAILYDNADVVTMDDNTPRTDAVLVRCGRVEALGEQARALAGESAERRDMHGACMVPGFTESHIHYFDWALALKHLMLDKARGLPDVLDAVSEEAAKPEREWVIGYGWYEGGWPEQRIFTRRDLDAVCPDKPAVLWRADLHLAVVNTKALEAAGIARNAGQPAMGRIDVDENGEPTGVLRDWGINPVRTLALASLTDEDIDEAFADAQKELHRYGITGVHDLRLMGGLEAGPALSAWQRLRHSGSMRLRSWCCMAVEHLEEAIRLGLRTGMGDEWLRMGHFKVYSDGSMGAKTAWVLDPYRKSSAGSGLPMFAMDEIGRLLKLARQSGNSLTIHAIGDHAVRDLGTLLRETESCTASQRFAPDRIEHMQMVRTEDLDCYAGLKPGSVAVSVQPLHLVLDMDMIDGEFGELGRFTYPFASILKAGMALAFGSDCPVTHFDPLLGMHAAVARNVPGCEATPWHGQECVSAEDALRAYTVGPAASCGLENEAGSIAPGKLADFAVLSKNPLEIPTAELTGIDVLQTVVAGEFVFSKSK, via the coding sequence ATGAACGCTATACTTTATGACAACGCCGATGTCGTAACCATGGATGACAACACGCCCCGGACGGACGCCGTGCTTGTGCGCTGCGGCCGGGTGGAGGCGCTGGGCGAGCAGGCCCGCGCCCTGGCCGGAGAGTCCGCCGAAAGGCGCGACATGCACGGGGCCTGCATGGTTCCCGGTTTTACGGAAAGCCACATCCACTACTTTGACTGGGCCCTGGCGCTCAAGCATCTCATGCTGGACAAGGCGCGCGGCCTTCCCGACGTGCTGGACGCCGTGTCCGAAGAGGCGGCCAAGCCGGAGCGGGAGTGGGTCATCGGCTACGGCTGGTACGAGGGCGGGTGGCCCGAGCAACGCATCTTCACCCGCCGCGATCTCGACGCGGTCTGCCCGGACAAACCCGCCGTGCTCTGGCGCGCCGACCTGCACCTGGCCGTGGTCAACACCAAGGCGCTGGAAGCGGCCGGCATCGCCAGAAACGCTGGCCAGCCCGCCATGGGCCGCATCGACGTGGACGAGAACGGCGAGCCCACCGGCGTGCTGCGCGACTGGGGCATCAACCCGGTCCGCACCCTGGCCCTGGCTTCGCTGACGGACGAGGATATTGACGAGGCTTTTGCCGATGCCCAGAAGGAGCTGCACCGCTACGGCATCACCGGCGTGCACGACCTGCGGCTCATGGGCGGCCTGGAGGCCGGCCCGGCCCTCTCGGCCTGGCAGCGGCTCCGCCACTCCGGCAGCATGCGGCTGCGTTCCTGGTGCTGCATGGCTGTGGAGCATCTGGAAGAGGCAATCCGCCTGGGCCTGCGCACCGGCATGGGCGACGAGTGGCTGCGCATGGGCCACTTCAAGGTCTACTCCGACGGTTCCATGGGCGCGAAAACCGCCTGGGTGCTTGATCCGTACCGCAAGAGCAGCGCCGGCTCCGGCCTGCCCATGTTCGCCATGGACGAGATCGGCCGGCTGCTGAAGCTGGCGCGGCAAAGCGGTAACTCCCTGACGATCCACGCCATTGGCGACCACGCCGTACGCGACCTGGGGACGCTGCTCCGCGAGACCGAGTCTTGCACCGCATCGCAGCGGTTTGCGCCGGACCGCATCGAGCACATGCAGATGGTGCGCACCGAGGACCTGGATTGCTACGCCGGGCTCAAACCCGGTAGCGTAGCCGTCTCGGTGCAGCCCCTGCACCTCGTCCTGGACATGGACATGATCGACGGCGAGTTCGGCGAACTGGGTCGCTTCACCTACCCCTTCGCCTCCATCCTCAAGGCCGGCATGGCCCTGGCCTTTGGCTCGGACTGCCCGGTCACGCACTTCGACCCGCTTCTGGGCATGCACGCGGCCGTGGCGCGGAATGTGCCGGGCTGCGAGGCCACGCCCTGGCACGGTCAGGAGTGCGTCAGCGCGGAGGACGCCCTGCGCGCCTACACCGTGGGCCCTGCCGCGTCCTGCGGGCTGGAGAACGAGGCGGGCTCCATTGCGCCAGGCAAGCTGGCCGACTTCGCCGTGCTCTCGAAGAACCCGCTGGAGATCCCCACGGCCGAGCTGACCGGCATCGATGTGCTGCAAACGGTCGTGGCCGGCGAGTTCGTGTTCTCAAAATCCAAGTAG